TGCCCCTGCTGTCCGCCGGGGACACCCTCGAGCCGTGGAGGGCCTATGGCCTGGGCCAGGTGGCGCTGTGCAGCCCATCCCCCACGGACTGCCAAGCCGCGCTCAGCACGCTCCCGGGGAGGCGCGGCTTGCCCATCGCGCCCCGGGGCTTTGGCCGCGGGGACCTGGCCGACCGCTTCGCGTACCTCGGGCACAGCGAGACGCCGCTGTTGCCCAATGCCCTGGCGCCCCTGGGGCGCTTTCTGGTGCTCATCTTCCTGTTCACGCTGCTGGTAGGGCCCGGGGGGCTCTACCTGGCGCGGCGCCGGGGGCCGGTGGCGCTGCTGGTGGGCGTGCCGGCGGTGGCGCTGCTCACCTGTCTGCTCATCATCGCCGACTCCGTGCTGCGCGAGGGCTTCGTCACCCACGTGGCGCGCTACAGCTACAGCGTGCTGGACCGGCCCCGGGACCGGCTCATCACCGCCGCCGTGGCGGGCTACTACGCCAACCTCTCCCCCCGGGCCCTGCAGGTGCCCGCGCAGGGGGTCCTCCTGGAAAGCGAGGAGGGGCCGGATCCGGAGCTCGAGCTGGACTGGAGCGCGGGGGGCATGCGGACGGAGGGTTTCCTGCCGTCGCGCACCTATGTGGAGTGGGGCGAGCTGGACGTGCTGCCCACGCGGGCCCGGCTCGTGGTCCGGCCCGAAGGCGACGCGGTGAAGGTGCAGAACGCGCTCGGCGCGCCGCTCCAGGCGGGCGTCGTGCGGCTGGGCGGCGTGGACTACCCGCTGGGCGCGGTGGACGAAGGGGGCCAGACCCTGGCCTCGCCCGCGCGGGAGGTGAAGCCGCTTTCGGAGCGCCTGCCGGTGGTCTCGCCGCTCCAGGGCCGCTCGCGGCCTTCCGGGTCCTTCTGGCGCCCGCTGGAGGACGGGGAGTTCGTGGTCCGCCTGGGCGGCGCGGGGTTCGGCTTCATGACGGCCCTGCCCGCGGAGCTCCACGAGGGGGTGCACTACATGCGCGGCACGGTGGACGGACCATGAGCTTGCTGGAGGTGAAGGGGCTGCGGCGGGACTACGGCCCCCTGCGCGCCGTGGATGACGTGTCCTTCGAGCTGGAGGCAGGCACCATCCTGGGCTTCATCGGGCCCAACGGTGCCGGCAAGAGCACCACGATGCGCATCCTCGCCACGCTGGATGCGCCCACCCGGGGCGAGGTGCTGCTGGATGGGCACTCGCTGGTGGATGCGCCGGACCGGGTCCGGCCGCTCATCGGCTACATGCCGGACCGCTACGGCACCTATGACGATGTCACCGTCTGGGAGTTCCTCGACTTCTTCGCGCGGGCCTACGGCCTGAAGGGCGCCGTGCGCCGGCAGCGCGTGGCGTCCGTAATGGAGTTCACGGGGCTGCACCCGCTGAAGGACAAGCTGACGAGCGCGCTCTCCAAGGGCATGAAGCAGCGGGTGGCGCTCGGGCGCACGCTCCTGCACGATCCGAAGCTGCTCATCCTCGACGAGCCGGCGGATGGCCTGGACCCCCGGGCGCGCATCGAGCTGCGCGAGCTGCTGCGGGCGCTGGCGGACCAGGGCAAGGCGGTCCTCATCTCCAGCCACATCCTCACGGAGCTGGCGGAGATCTGCGACACCTGCGCCATCATCGAGCAGGGGCGGCTCCTGGCCACGGGCAAGGTGGCGGAGCTGCTCGCGCGCAGCACGGGCACGGGCGCGGAGCTGGAGGTGCGGCTGGCGGCGGGGGCGGAGGGCGAGGCGGTGTATGCGCGCGCGGAGCGGCTGCTGCTGGAGCAGCCGGGCCTGAGCCAGGTGACGCACGAGGCGGGGGCGCTGCACGTGCGGCTGGCGCTGGAGCCTGGCACCACGCCGGCGCAGGTGGATGAGGCGGCGGCGCGGCTGCTGGCGGTGCTGGTGAGCGCGGGGGTGCCGGTCTGCGCGTTCAGCCACCGCCAGTTGAACCTCGAGGATGCGTTCATGTCGGTGACGAAGGGGAGGGTGGCGTGAGCGAGGACGTGGTGGCGTTGCCCTCCCGGTGGGCCCGGCTGGCGGAGCGGCTGGGCGAGCGGCTCAACCCGCTGGTGGTGAAGGAGGTGCGCCAGGGGCTGCGCACCCGGCTGTTCTGGGTGTGCTTCGGGCTGATGTTGCTCGCGTGCCTGCTGGTGGCGCTGCTGGCGTATGGGGACATGCGCGGGGGCAGCTACCGGCCCAAGGGCCAGACGTACTTCTTCACCTTCTTCGTCTTCCTGGGGCTGGTGCACTTCTTCATCATCCCCTACAGCGCCTACCGCTCGCTGGCGCGCGAGCGCGAGGACGAGACGTGGGTGCTGCTGACGCTCACCGGCCTGGGCCCCCGGCGCATCCTGCGCGGCAAGGTGGCCAGCTTCCTCATCCAGGCGGGGCTGTATGCCTCCGCGGCGGGGCCGTTCCTGCTGTTCAGCTACTACCTCAATGGCATCGAGCTGCCGAGCATCCTCGTGGTGCTGGGGCTGGGGGCGCTCTGGCTCGTCTTCCTGACGGTGCTGGGGGTGTGCGCGGCCACGCTGGCCGAGGGCCGGCTGGGGCGCGCCTTCATGCACTTCGTGGTGCTGGGCGTGCTGGCGGGCGGCGTGGCCCAGGGGCTGGGGGGAGCGTTCGCGCTGAGTTCGGGCGGTGCCCGGATGATGCGGGACAACGACTTCTTCGCCGTGGTGGGCGTGGCGATGTGGCTGATGGTGAGCTACGGCGTGCTGCTCTTCGAGACGGCCGTTTCCCGGCTGAGCCTGAGCACCGAGGACTACACGCGCGGCCCCCGGCGGGCGCTCC
Above is a genomic segment from Stigmatella erecta containing:
- a CDS encoding ABC transporter ATP-binding protein, whose translation is MSLLEVKGLRRDYGPLRAVDDVSFELEAGTILGFIGPNGAGKSTTMRILATLDAPTRGEVLLDGHSLVDAPDRVRPLIGYMPDRYGTYDDVTVWEFLDFFARAYGLKGAVRRQRVASVMEFTGLHPLKDKLTSALSKGMKQRVALGRTLLHDPKLLILDEPADGLDPRARIELRELLRALADQGKAVLISSHILTELAEICDTCAIIEQGRLLATGKVAELLARSTGTGAELEVRLAAGAEGEAVYARAERLLLEQPGLSQVTHEAGALHVRLALEPGTTPAQVDEAAARLLAVLVSAGVPVCAFSHRQLNLEDAFMSVTKGRVA
- a CDS encoding ABC transporter permease, producing the protein MSEDVVALPSRWARLAERLGERLNPLVVKEVRQGLRTRLFWVCFGLMLLACLLVALLAYGDMRGGSYRPKGQTYFFTFFVFLGLVHFFIIPYSAYRSLAREREDETWVLLTLTGLGPRRILRGKVASFLIQAGLYASAAGPFLLFSYYLNGIELPSILVVLGLGALWLVFLTVLGVCAATLAEGRLGRAFMHFVVLGVLAGGVAQGLGGAFALSSGGARMMRDNDFFAVVGVAMWLMVSYGVLLFETAVSRLSLSTEDYTRGPRRALLLQMVLSSLVVMGLWWQESQEQELAFAGGILGGLHLTLAGLFVATDVDGQARPLRAKTRAWSLLRPGALRGFRFIVVLLLAWTVFILLLQWDSPSTRTNRETLMLATSAGTAYALLFLSVALLLGRMPRSDRWASPVSVRLLFVALVGLGCVVPPLVALLLGRESNHGLLNLFNPVVGTVNFAAYDYMAERPRMPGELLLFLGGVAVLAVFATDRVLARRERQAHEA